One genomic window of Haloferax mediterranei ATCC 33500 includes the following:
- the smc gene encoding chromosome segregation protein SMC yields MHIKELVLDGFKSFGRPTRIPFYEDFTVVTGPNGSGKSNIIDGVLFALGLARTRGIRAEKLTDLIYNPGHADGSDEGPTQPKEASVTVVLDNSEGTLDRSQVVNAAGTDNVGDVDEITIKRRVKETPDNYYSYYYLNERSVNLSDIQDLLAQAGITPEGYNVVMQGDVTEIINMTPYQRRGIIDEIAGVAEFDEKKDAAFEELEAVEERVDEADLRIEEKETRLDQLADERETALQYKGLREEKEEYEGYLKAAELEDKRDDLSRTESRIESTESDLEELQAELDERQGKVTRLEEDLEDLTHEIERKGEDEQLRIKSEMEEIKGDIARLENAIEAAEDKRDDAEAERRTAFVDIDRKQEKIDDLSDDIREIKVEKASVKSDIQSKRVELSEVQAEIDSVDTEFDELKADLTEKKETLDEFKDEKNDRQRAKDRLLDDARRRSNEISETQAEIDHARERIPGLKATLSDLHSELDTAEKNKAKIDGVIEDLQTEKAELNDELSAVTDKLQTKQSEYARLEARAGKNGDNSWPRAVTTILNAGLSGVHGAVGQLGSVDGEYAKACETAAGGRLANVVVDDDGVGSSCIDHLKSRNAGRATFLPITKMDNRSLPRKPSHPGVVDFARNLVDYDSQYASIFSYVLGSTLVVEDMQTARDLMGDYRMVTLDGDLVERSGAMTGGSGGGSRYSFSKSGEGKLERIAKEITKLEDRRRSLNSEIRDIDDDLDDARGRASDAADRVRTIEREIEDAEEDIEEAEAEIDRLNDRLDELQSERESVDEQMSDLDDEIAELDEQIEAVEADIEDIESELEDSKIPELTAQADEIRADIDDLEDRMGTLDGRLNEIQLEKQYAEDAVDDLHDTVEAAQNRKAEAREAISEAESKIEAREDDLEAKREAVAELEDELVDLKEDRRELQEDLREARSARDEKKDRVNAVESKLESMRSAAERLEWEIDELQSQVGDYDPEEIPDHSTVESEIERLTEEMEALEPVNMLAIDEYDDVKADLEDLQERRDVLVEERDAIADRIDQYESQKKATFMESFDAIAENFTEIFERLSNGTGHLQLENPEDPFEEGLTMKAQPGDKPIQRLDAMSGGEKSLTALAFIFAIQRHNPAPFYALDEVDAFLDAANAERVGQMVDDLAGDAQFVVVSHRSALLERAERAIGVTMQGDNVSAVTGIQFGGDGGDESDDTGGSSGDDGTGGDDGDDTDNGDDGGDAGVEVEAEVPADD; encoded by the coding sequence CCCGACGCAACCCAAAGAGGCAAGCGTCACCGTCGTCCTCGACAACTCCGAGGGAACGCTCGACCGGTCGCAGGTCGTCAACGCCGCCGGCACCGACAACGTCGGCGACGTAGACGAGATAACCATCAAGCGCCGCGTCAAGGAGACGCCGGACAACTACTACTCCTATTACTACCTCAACGAGCGGTCGGTGAACCTCTCTGACATTCAGGACCTGCTCGCGCAAGCGGGTATCACCCCGGAGGGCTACAACGTCGTCATGCAGGGCGACGTGACCGAGATTATCAACATGACGCCCTACCAGCGGCGGGGCATCATCGACGAAATCGCTGGCGTCGCCGAGTTCGACGAGAAGAAAGACGCCGCCTTCGAGGAGTTAGAAGCGGTCGAAGAGCGCGTCGACGAGGCGGACCTCCGAATCGAAGAAAAGGAAACGCGTCTCGACCAACTCGCCGACGAACGAGAGACTGCACTCCAGTACAAGGGACTCCGCGAAGAGAAAGAAGAGTACGAAGGCTACCTGAAGGCGGCGGAACTCGAAGACAAGCGCGACGACCTCTCTCGGACTGAGTCGCGCATCGAGTCCACCGAATCCGACCTCGAAGAACTCCAAGCCGAACTCGACGAGCGACAGGGCAAGGTCACCCGTCTGGAAGAGGACCTCGAAGACCTCACCCACGAAATCGAGCGGAAGGGCGAGGACGAACAACTCCGCATCAAATCCGAGATGGAGGAGATCAAAGGCGACATCGCGCGCCTGGAGAACGCCATCGAGGCGGCCGAAGACAAGCGCGACGACGCCGAGGCCGAACGACGGACGGCGTTCGTCGACATCGACCGCAAGCAAGAGAAGATAGACGACCTGTCGGACGACATCCGCGAAATCAAAGTCGAAAAGGCGTCGGTCAAAAGCGACATCCAGTCGAAGCGGGTCGAACTCTCCGAGGTGCAGGCCGAAATCGACTCGGTCGACACCGAGTTCGACGAACTGAAGGCCGACCTCACGGAGAAAAAAGAGACCCTCGACGAGTTCAAAGACGAAAAGAACGACCGCCAGCGCGCCAAGGACCGACTCCTCGACGACGCGCGCCGACGCTCGAACGAGATTTCGGAGACACAAGCCGAAATTGACCACGCCCGCGAGCGCATCCCCGGACTGAAGGCCACGCTCTCCGACCTGCACAGCGAACTCGACACCGCCGAGAAGAACAAGGCGAAGATTGACGGGGTTATCGAGGACCTCCAGACCGAAAAGGCCGAACTCAACGACGAACTCTCTGCGGTCACAGATAAACTCCAGACCAAGCAGTCCGAGTACGCCCGCCTCGAAGCGCGGGCCGGAAAGAACGGCGACAACTCGTGGCCGCGGGCGGTTACGACTATCCTCAACGCCGGTCTCTCCGGCGTCCACGGCGCAGTCGGGCAACTCGGCTCCGTCGACGGCGAGTACGCCAAAGCCTGCGAGACGGCCGCCGGTGGTCGCCTCGCAAACGTCGTCGTCGACGACGACGGCGTCGGTTCGTCCTGTATCGACCACCTGAAGTCCCGCAACGCGGGCCGCGCGACGTTCTTGCCCATCACGAAGATGGACAACCGTAGCCTGCCGCGCAAGCCCTCGCACCCCGGCGTCGTCGACTTCGCGCGCAACCTCGTCGACTACGACAGCCAGTACGCGTCCATCTTCTCGTACGTGCTTGGCTCGACGCTCGTCGTCGAGGACATGCAGACTGCCCGCGACCTGATGGGCGACTACCGCATGGTCACCCTCGACGGCGACCTCGTCGAGCGCTCCGGTGCGATGACTGGTGGGTCCGGCGGTGGCTCTCGGTACTCCTTTTCGAAATCCGGCGAAGGCAAACTCGAACGCATCGCCAAGGAAATCACGAAACTCGAAGACCGCCGTCGCTCGCTCAACAGCGAGATACGAGATATCGACGACGACCTCGACGACGCCCGCGGCCGGGCATCCGACGCTGCCGACCGTGTCCGTACAATCGAGCGCGAAATCGAAGACGCCGAGGAAGACATCGAGGAGGCGGAAGCCGAAATCGACCGGCTGAACGACCGACTGGACGAACTCCAGTCCGAGCGAGAGTCGGTCGACGAGCAGATGTCCGACCTCGACGACGAAATCGCCGAGTTGGACGAGCAAATAGAGGCCGTCGAGGCGGATATCGAGGATATCGAGTCCGAACTCGAAGACTCCAAAATCCCGGAACTCACGGCCCAAGCGGACGAGATTCGCGCGGATATCGACGACCTCGAAGACCGGATGGGGACGCTCGACGGCCGCCTCAACGAGATTCAACTCGAAAAGCAGTACGCCGAGGACGCGGTCGACGACCTCCACGACACGGTCGAGGCCGCCCAGAACCGCAAGGCGGAAGCCCGCGAAGCAATCTCCGAGGCCGAATCGAAAATCGAAGCGCGCGAAGACGACCTCGAAGCCAAGCGCGAGGCGGTCGCCGAACTCGAAGACGAACTGGTCGACCTCAAGGAAGACCGTCGCGAGCTTCAGGAGGACCTCCGCGAAGCGCGCAGCGCCCGCGACGAGAAGAAAGACCGGGTGAACGCGGTCGAATCCAAGCTCGAAAGTATGCGCTCGGCCGCGGAACGGCTCGAATGGGAAATCGACGAACTTCAGTCACAGGTCGGCGACTACGACCCCGAAGAGATTCCGGACCACAGCACGGTCGAGTCCGAAATCGAGCGACTCACGGAGGAGATGGAGGCGCTCGAACCGGTCAACATGCTCGCCATCGACGAGTACGACGACGTGAAGGCCGACCTCGAAGACCTTCAGGAGCGCCGCGACGTGTTGGTCGAAGAGCGCGACGCCATCGCCGACCGCATCGACCAGTACGAGTCTCAGAAGAAGGCGACGTTCATGGAGTCGTTCGACGCTATCGCCGAGAACTTCACCGAAATCTTCGAGCGCCTGTCGAACGGGACGGGTCACCTCCAGTTGGAGAACCCCGAAGACCCGTTCGAAGAGGGCCTGACGATGAAGGCGCAACCCGGCGACAAGCCGATTCAGCGCCTCGATGCGATGTCCGGCGGTGAGAAGTCGCTGACCGCACTCGCATTCATCTTCGCCATCCAGCGTCACAACCCAGCGCCGTTCTACGCGCTCGACGAGGTCGACGCGTTCCTCGACGCCGCCAACGCCGAGCGCGTCGGCCAGATGGTCGACGACCTCGCGGGAGACGCGCAGTTCGTGGTCGTCTCGCACCGCTCGGCGCTCCTCGAACGCGCCGAGCGCGCCATCGGCGTGACGATGCAGGGCGACAACGTCAGCGCCGTCACCGGCATCCAGTTCGGCGGCGACGGCGGTGACGAGAGTGACGACACGGGCGGTTCCAGCGGTGACGACGGAACTGGCGGCGATGATGGAGACGACACTGACAACGGCGACGACGGTGGTGACGCGGGCGTCGAAGTCGAAGCGGAGGTTCCGGCGGATGACTGA
- a CDS encoding translation initiation factor IF-2 subunit alpha yields MKYSGWPDPGELVVGKVDDIADFGVFVDLEEYEDKRGLCHISEVASGWIKNVRDHVREGQTVVAKVLEVNESSQQIDLSIKDVNEHQRKEKIQEWKNEQKADKWMALAFGEDIADEQYGSIANALLAEFESLYDGFEQAAIHGTEALEDVELDDDEIEAIVDTARQNVSVPFVNVTGYVDLRSPAGDGVDDVKEALKAAEGDGEVPDEIELAVTYVGAPEYRVKVQAPDYKTAETELEASVARARDVIEAAGGTAEYHRERSGDEE; encoded by the coding sequence ATGAAGTACAGCGGATGGCCTGACCCCGGCGAACTCGTTGTCGGGAAGGTAGACGACATCGCGGACTTCGGCGTCTTCGTCGACCTCGAAGAGTACGAAGACAAGCGCGGGCTTTGCCACATCAGCGAGGTCGCAAGCGGGTGGATCAAGAACGTCCGCGACCACGTCCGCGAGGGACAGACAGTCGTCGCCAAAGTGCTCGAAGTCAACGAGAGTTCACAGCAGATCGACCTCTCGATTAAGGACGTTAACGAGCACCAACGCAAAGAGAAGATTCAGGAGTGGAAAAACGAGCAGAAGGCCGACAAGTGGATGGCGCTCGCATTCGGCGAGGACATCGCTGACGAGCAGTACGGTTCCATCGCGAACGCCCTGCTCGCCGAGTTCGAGTCGCTTTACGACGGCTTCGAACAGGCCGCAATCCACGGTACCGAAGCGCTCGAAGACGTCGAACTGGATGACGACGAAATCGAAGCTATCGTCGACACCGCACGACAGAACGTTTCGGTGCCCTTCGTCAACGTCACCGGCTACGTCGACCTCCGCTCGCCTGCGGGCGACGGCGTCGACGACGTGAAAGAGGCACTGAAGGCCGCCGAAGGTGATGGCGAAGTTCCCGACGAAATCGAACTCGCAGTCACCTACGTCGGTGCTCCTGAGTACCGAGTCAAGGTACAAGCGCCCGACTACAAGACCGCCGAGACGGAACTCGAAGCGAGCGTCGCTCGCGCCCGAGACGTTATCGAAGCGGCAGGCGGGACCGCGGAGTACCACCGCGAACGCAGCGGCGACGAAGAGTAA
- a CDS encoding AEC family transporter — translation MSLLSIFVTALLPILAIGAVGFLLGRVRDVDPEPLNTVTVYVLAPALVFYSLATTELAGSTLATITGGVVVYHVVMILVAAGVARLLGISEPLLGALVLVAAFPNSGNYGVPVSSFAFGDTGRSAAVVYLAVQGVLIYTLGVYIAGRGAANDAADHSGWLVGIKRILRIPLIYAVVVALVVRWLGVVPPTDLAAMQTLKLVGDSSIPMMLLILGIQLAGADLGSTLSEVGLVAGLKMVVAPAIAVGVALVAGFGDLTVARTFVLESAMPAAVTPLILVGEFGNTSMSNVSVAEFVSAAVFATTLLSVPVLTVLIFLLDSGFVV, via the coding sequence ATGTCGCTTCTGTCTATCTTCGTCACGGCACTCTTGCCCATTCTCGCCATCGGTGCGGTGGGATTTCTCCTGGGCCGTGTCCGCGATGTGGACCCGGAGCCACTCAACACGGTGACGGTGTACGTCCTCGCACCGGCGCTCGTGTTCTACAGCCTCGCGACAACCGAACTCGCGGGGTCGACGCTCGCGACTATCACCGGTGGCGTCGTCGTCTACCACGTCGTGATGATTCTCGTCGCCGCCGGGGTCGCCCGACTCCTCGGTATCTCTGAACCGCTGTTGGGCGCGCTCGTTCTCGTCGCCGCTTTTCCGAACTCCGGAAACTACGGTGTTCCCGTCAGTTCCTTCGCGTTCGGTGACACCGGGCGTTCGGCCGCCGTCGTCTACCTCGCGGTTCAGGGCGTTCTCATTTACACGTTGGGCGTTTACATTGCCGGACGAGGAGCAGCCAACGACGCCGCCGACCACTCCGGCTGGCTCGTCGGCATCAAGCGTATTCTCCGAATCCCGCTCATCTACGCAGTCGTCGTCGCGCTCGTCGTCCGCTGGCTGGGCGTCGTCCCGCCGACGGACCTCGCCGCGATGCAGACGCTCAAACTCGTCGGCGACTCCTCGATTCCGATGATGCTTCTCATTCTCGGCATCCAACTCGCCGGTGCCGACCTCGGGTCGACGCTCTCTGAAGTCGGTCTCGTCGCAGGACTCAAAATGGTCGTCGCACCCGCCATCGCGGTCGGTGTCGCACTCGTCGCCGGGTTCGGCGACCTCACTGTCGCGCGGACGTTCGTCCTCGAATCCGCGATGCCTGCAGCAGTGACACCGCTTATCCTCGTCGGCGAGTTCGGCAACACCAGCATGTCGAACGTCTCGGTCGCCGAGTTCGTCTCCGCGGCCGTCTTTGCGACGACGCTCCTCAGCGTTCCCGTCCTCACGGTGCTCATCTTCCTCCTCGACAGCGGCTTTGTCGTCTAG
- a CDS encoding 30S ribosomal protein S27e: MAGNFYKVACSDCENEQVVFGKASSDVNCAVCGTTLATPTGGNAEFHGEVVETVERRESDELEA, encoded by the coding sequence ATGGCAGGAAACTTCTACAAGGTCGCATGCAGCGACTGTGAGAATGAACAGGTCGTCTTCGGAAAGGCCTCCTCGGACGTCAACTGCGCCGTCTGCGGGACGACTCTCGCCACCCCGACCGGCGGCAACGCCGAGTTCCACGGCGAGGTCGTCGAGACGGTCGAGCGACGTGAAAGCGACGAGCTTGAGGCGTAA
- a CDS encoding proteasome assembly chaperone family protein, translating to MDDIEIEAVAEVDLSDPVFIEGLPGVGNVGKLAVEHLIEEFEEATLVRRIYADVFPPQVSIDEGVTELTHAAVHAVETPGEGPDLLLLTGDHQAQSNEGHYHLTDAFLDVAEEFDVEQVFALGGVPTGELVDEPSVLGAVANETQLDELEDIGVEFREGEPAGGIVGVSGLLLGLGGRRGLDATCLMGETSGYLVDPQSAQVVIEVLQDLLDFSVDFETLEERAEEMKEVAAKIQEMQQQQQGIASDDDLRYIG from the coding sequence ATGGACGACATCGAAATCGAGGCTGTCGCAGAGGTTGACCTCTCCGACCCCGTGTTCATCGAGGGACTTCCGGGCGTCGGCAATGTCGGCAAGCTCGCCGTCGAGCACCTGATTGAGGAGTTCGAGGAAGCCACACTCGTCCGGCGCATCTACGCCGACGTGTTCCCGCCACAGGTGAGTATCGACGAGGGCGTCACCGAACTGACCCACGCCGCGGTCCACGCCGTCGAAACGCCCGGCGAGGGACCGGACCTGCTCTTGCTCACCGGTGACCATCAGGCGCAGTCCAACGAGGGACACTATCATCTCACGGACGCCTTCCTCGACGTGGCCGAGGAGTTCGACGTCGAACAAGTGTTCGCCCTCGGCGGCGTCCCCACGGGTGAACTCGTCGACGAGCCGTCGGTCCTCGGGGCCGTCGCCAACGAGACCCAACTGGACGAACTCGAAGACATTGGCGTCGAGTTCCGCGAAGGCGAACCTGCCGGCGGCATCGTCGGCGTCTCGGGGCTACTTCTCGGTCTCGGTGGCCGTCGCGGCCTCGATGCGACCTGTCTGATGGGCGAGACCAGCGGCTACCTCGTCGACCCACAGAGTGCACAGGTGGTCATCGAAGTCCTACAGGACCTCTTGGACTTCAGCGTCGACTTCGAAACGCTCGAAGAGCGCGCAGAGGAGATGAAGGAAGTCGCCGCGAAGATTCAAGAGATGCAACAACAACAACAGGGCATCGCGAGCGACGACGACCTGCGGTACATCGGGTAA
- a CDS encoding RNA-protein complex protein Nop10 yields MKSDIRVCSAWRDRHHRPVYSLSDSCPECGAPTENSAPAPYNPDDPYGEYRRARKRRAADE; encoded by the coding sequence ATGAAATCAGACATCCGGGTGTGCAGCGCGTGGCGCGACCGCCACCACCGCCCGGTGTACTCGCTTTCTGACTCTTGTCCGGAGTGCGGCGCACCCACCGAAAACAGCGCGCCCGCACCCTACAACCCGGACGACCCCTACGGCGAGTACCGCCGGGCGCGTAAGCGCCGGGCCGCAGACGAGTAG
- the mtnP gene encoding S-methyl-5'-thioadenosine phosphorylase encodes MKIGFIGGSGIYEALPLENTREEPVETPFGEPSTTPIVGEFGDTGREVVFLPRHGPDHQHSPTTLPYRANIFALKKLGVTHILASNAVGSLKEDLPPQTLVVPDQIYDRTKHRPLTFFDEGIVVHQPFAKPYDEELVSILTEAAEEATDAKIQSGGTYVCIEGPSYSTKAESEHYRAQGWDVVGMTTIPEAKLAREAEIAYATVTGVTDYDVWKEDSEVTLDEVLKNAAANEDAIKETVEAAIRKIPDDHETDSHSALEGTINTPDEAIPAETKEKLAPLIDQYVE; translated from the coding sequence ATGAAAATCGGATTTATCGGTGGCAGTGGTATCTACGAGGCGCTCCCCCTCGAAAACACCCGCGAAGAACCCGTCGAGACGCCCTTCGGCGAACCATCGACGACGCCTATCGTCGGCGAATTCGGCGACACCGGCCGCGAAGTCGTCTTCCTCCCGCGACACGGTCCCGACCACCAGCACTCGCCGACGACGCTCCCGTACCGCGCGAACATCTTCGCGCTCAAGAAACTCGGCGTCACCCACATCCTCGCCAGCAACGCCGTCGGCAGCCTCAAGGAGGACCTGCCGCCGCAGACGCTCGTTGTCCCCGACCAGATTTACGACCGCACAAAGCACCGCCCCCTAACGTTCTTCGACGAAGGCATCGTCGTCCACCAGCCGTTCGCCAAGCCGTACGACGAGGAACTCGTCTCCATCCTCACCGAAGCGGCCGAAGAAGCGACCGACGCGAAAATCCAATCGGGCGGAACCTACGTCTGCATCGAAGGTCCCTCGTACTCCACGAAAGCCGAAAGCGAACACTACCGGGCGCAGGGCTGGGACGTCGTCGGTATGACGACCATCCCCGAGGCGAAACTCGCCCGCGAGGCCGAAATCGCCTACGCGACCGTCACCGGCGTCACCGACTACGACGTGTGGAAAGAAGACAGCGAAGTCACGCTCGACGAGGTGCTGAAGAACGCCGCCGCCAACGAGGACGCAATCAAGGAGACCGTCGAAGCGGCCATCCGCAAGATTCCAGACGACCACGAAACCGACAGCCACTCCGCGCTCGAAGGGACCATCAACACGCCCGACGAGGCCATCCCCGCCGAGACGAAGGAGAAACTCGCGCCGCTTATCGACCAGTACGTCGAGTAA
- a CDS encoding segregation/condensation protein A codes for MTDDIPELNLTRDRGERESSGSNGLAFADDTSATPNGDPDADAPDEDAMDDVLPEDVSETGDDEVEPVELLVQLAKEGTIDPWDIDIVDVTDAFLERLDAMDLRTTGRALFYASVLLRMKSDELLAPDEPDEEELEPWELAMQGGADDGHPGDDGGGPPGFDPIDALEDEMDRRLERKHARGSPETLDELVRELREVERGSWWKRRREYDTSESPRGFSRGTQTLDYHTPGEMRGAGEPTEDDVTGTAHNEDIEAVVDAVRDVVSTHYEKGRDEVLFAEIRDVGDTVMTTYLALLFLAHRSTVFLKQDELFGDLWIRNPEVFDASPDADSSGEVAESEDAPETEDDPELEAEAVADD; via the coding sequence ATGACTGACGACATCCCCGAATTGAACCTCACGCGTGACCGCGGAGAGCGCGAGTCCTCCGGCAGCAATGGCTTAGCGTTCGCCGACGACACGAGCGCCACACCTAACGGTGACCCCGACGCGGACGCGCCCGACGAGGACGCGATGGACGACGTACTCCCCGAAGACGTGTCCGAGACGGGCGACGACGAGGTCGAACCCGTCGAACTACTCGTCCAACTCGCCAAAGAGGGGACCATCGACCCGTGGGACATCGACATCGTCGATGTCACAGACGCCTTCTTGGAGCGCCTCGACGCGATGGACCTCCGGACGACCGGGCGCGCGCTGTTCTACGCGAGCGTCCTGTTGCGGATGAAATCCGACGAACTCCTCGCGCCCGACGAACCCGACGAGGAGGAACTCGAACCGTGGGAACTCGCCATGCAGGGCGGCGCGGACGACGGCCACCCCGGCGACGACGGCGGCGGCCCGCCCGGATTCGACCCCATCGATGCGCTCGAAGACGAGATGGACCGCCGACTCGAACGCAAGCATGCCCGCGGGTCGCCGGAGACGCTGGACGAACTCGTCCGCGAACTCCGCGAAGTCGAACGCGGGTCGTGGTGGAAGCGCCGCCGCGAGTACGACACCTCCGAGTCGCCGCGTGGGTTTTCCCGCGGGACGCAGACCCTCGACTACCACACGCCCGGTGAGATGCGCGGCGCGGGTGAACCGACCGAAGACGACGTGACGGGAACCGCCCACAACGAGGACATCGAGGCTGTCGTTGACGCCGTCCGCGACGTGGTCTCGACGCACTACGAGAAGGGCCGCGACGAGGTACTCTTCGCCGAGATTCGCGACGTGGGCGATACGGTGATGACGACGTATCTCGCGCTGTTGTTCCTCGCCCACCGGAGCACCGTCTTTCTCAAGCAGGACGAACTGTTCGGCGACCTCTGGATTCGGAATCCCGAGGTGTTCGACGCGTCGCCCGATGCGGATTCGTCGGGTGAGGTCGCTGAAAGCGAAGACGCCCCCGAAACGGAAGACGACCCCGAACTCGAAGCCGAAGCCGTCGCAGACGACTAA
- a CDS encoding phosphoribosyltransferase, with amino-acid sequence MGDLPDEFKCTITNWEYIYGLCRDVSDDVKQSEFEPDVIVALARGGWFAGRCICDFLGLDDLTSLKMEHYVGTAQKSNEPEVRYPMPEGSVEGKDVLIIDDIADTGGSIERAHEYVTDRNAGEVRTATLQLLQTSEFEPDYVGERLEEWAWVVYPWNFIEDMIDLTSGVMAKANDDTFELEDIRHYLSEFHDVDRIGMEIAQPDRMPEVMAEMERRDYVESTGDGAWRLLENDGVGA; translated from the coding sequence ATGGGCGACCTCCCCGACGAGTTTAAGTGTACCATCACAAACTGGGAGTACATCTACGGGCTTTGCCGTGACGTCTCCGACGATGTCAAACAGTCCGAGTTCGAACCCGACGTTATCGTCGCGCTGGCACGCGGCGGTTGGTTCGCGGGCCGCTGCATCTGCGACTTCCTCGGGCTTGACGACCTGACGAGCCTGAAGATGGAGCACTACGTCGGTACTGCCCAGAAATCGAACGAACCCGAAGTCCGCTACCCGATGCCGGAGGGGAGCGTCGAAGGTAAGGACGTACTCATCATCGACGACATCGCCGATACCGGCGGGTCCATCGAGCGCGCACACGAGTACGTGACCGACCGAAACGCGGGCGAAGTCCGCACGGCGACGCTGCAACTCCTCCAGACGAGTGAGTTTGAACCGGATTACGTCGGCGAGCGCCTCGAAGAGTGGGCCTGGGTCGTCTACCCGTGGAACTTCATCGAGGACATGATCGACCTCACCTCGGGTGTGATGGCGAAGGCCAACGACGACACTTTCGAGCTAGAGGACATCCGTCACTACCTCTCGGAGTTCCACGACGTAGACCGCATCGGGATGGAGATTGCGCAACCCGACCGCATGCCGGAAGTGATGGCAGAGATGGAACGACGCGACTACGTCGAATCCACCGGGGATGGGGCGTGGCGACTCCTCGAAAACGACGGCGTCGGTGCCTGA
- a CDS encoding 50S ribosomal protein L44e, producing the protein MQMPRRFNTYCPNCKGHHEHEVEKVRSGRPTGMKWDARAQKRGKSTIGNAGRFSKVPGGDKPTKKTHLKYICSDCGKAHMREGWRAGRLEFQE; encoded by the coding sequence ATGCAGATGCCACGCCGTTTCAACACGTATTGCCCCAACTGTAAGGGACACCATGAGCACGAAGTGGAGAAGGTCCGGTCGGGACGTCCGACCGGTATGAAGTGGGACGCTCGCGCCCAGAAGCGCGGCAAGAGCACTATTGGTAACGCCGGTCGTTTCTCCAAGGTGCCCGGTGGCGACAAGCCCACGAAAAAGACGCACCTGAAGTACATCTGCTCGGACTGTGGCAAGGCCCACATGCGAGAGGGCTGGCGCGCAGGTCGCCTGGAGTTCCAGGAGTAA
- a CDS encoding PhzF family phenazine biosynthesis protein produces the protein MDSRRALLVDAFTTEPLSGNVAGVVPDADGLDAEQMRAIATELGASETAFVCSSSVADRRIRYFTPTQEIDLCGHATIAAHAHLAAERAIEPGTHSLETNVGTLDIEIGELGEVWMTQEAPTVRRLDVDYSRVASALGIDDAALRDVGADLPAALASTGLPYLVVPVNFLEHLSSADPDQDAIAELAAEHDAAGIYAFSFDAIDGESTLHARCFAPGVGIPEDPATGTAAGACGAYLRQVGAFDSVPDELRFEQGHFVDRPSVIRVKVGTEIQVGGRAVQSLDGTLVVPEFADDDIIEA, from the coding sequence ATGGATAGCCGACGCGCCCTCCTCGTCGACGCCTTCACGACCGAACCGTTGTCCGGGAACGTGGCCGGTGTCGTCCCCGACGCCGACGGACTCGACGCGGAACAGATGCGCGCCATCGCGACCGAACTCGGCGCGAGCGAGACGGCGTTTGTGTGCTCGTCGTCCGTCGCCGACCGCCGAATCCGGTATTTCACGCCGACACAGGAAATCGACCTCTGCGGGCACGCGACGATTGCTGCGCACGCTCATCTCGCCGCCGAGCGTGCCATCGAACCCGGAACCCACTCGCTCGAAACGAACGTCGGCACGCTCGACATCGAAATCGGTGAACTGGGAGAGGTGTGGATGACGCAGGAGGCACCGACAGTTCGGCGACTCGATGTCGACTACAGCCGAGTCGCGTCAGCCCTCGGTATCGACGATGCCGCTTTGCGCGATGTTGGTGCAGACCTTCCGGCCGCACTCGCATCGACTGGCCTTCCGTACCTCGTCGTTCCCGTCAACTTCCTCGAACACCTCTCTTCGGCCGACCCCGACCAGGACGCCATCGCCGAACTCGCCGCAGAACACGACGCGGCAGGCATCTACGCCTTCAGCTTCGATGCTATCGACGGCGAGTCGACGCTTCACGCCCGCTGTTTCGCGCCGGGCGTCGGTATCCCTGAGGACCCCGCAACTGGAACCGCTGCCGGTGCCTGTGGGGCGTATCTCCGGCAGGTCGGCGCATTCGACTCGGTACCCGATGAACTACGGTTCGAGCAGGGTCACTTCGTAGACCGGCCGAGCGTCATTCGCGTCAAAGTCGGCACAGAAATTCAGGTCGGTGGACGGGCGGTGCAGTCGCTCGACGGTACACTCGTCGTCCCGGAGTTCGCAGACGACGACATCATCGAAGCCTGA
- a CDS encoding DUF7563 family protein → MHTCGNCGEFVSRDFVRVFGNEMDEVVGCPACMNMREVMQGDGAAEPTGRVRWTRA, encoded by the coding sequence ATGCACACGTGTGGTAACTGTGGTGAGTTCGTGTCCCGTGACTTCGTCCGCGTCTTCGGTAACGAGATGGACGAGGTCGTTGGTTGTCCAGCCTGTATGAACATGCGAGAGGTGATGCAGGGCGACGGCGCTGCCGAACCAACCGGCCGCGTCCGTTGGACTCGCGCGTGA